A single window of Usitatibacter rugosus DNA harbors:
- a CDS encoding Bug family tripartite tricarboxylate transporter substrate binding protein → MRRLLFLFVLALAGHAFADWTPTRPVKLVVPFAAGGQPDVVARTLAEPLSKALGQPVVVENRPGAGGNIAAEVVARSAPDGLTLLVGTNGPLVVSPALYKDLPYDPLRDLAPITLVGTSPNLIAVNASLRIATLKELVSRAKAEPGKLNFASVGKGSISQLSMELLNGAAGIRTVHIPYNGGAPAVMALVAGDVQLLSLNPTALIPQVEAGKVRVLAQTSAKRSPLIANVPTVAESGYPGFEADVWIAVMAPAKTPPEALARLNAELVRIIRSPELKASLWDRQWIDPVGSTPEALAERLRTERERWARAASALNLTLD, encoded by the coding sequence GTGCGTCGCCTCCTGTTCCTGTTCGTCCTGGCACTCGCGGGACACGCGTTCGCCGACTGGACGCCCACTCGACCCGTGAAGCTCGTCGTACCGTTCGCGGCCGGCGGACAACCCGACGTCGTCGCGCGCACGCTCGCCGAACCGCTGTCGAAAGCGCTCGGCCAACCCGTCGTCGTGGAGAACCGTCCCGGGGCCGGCGGCAACATCGCGGCGGAGGTCGTCGCAAGGAGCGCGCCCGATGGGCTCACGCTCCTCGTCGGCACCAACGGCCCGCTCGTCGTGAGCCCGGCGCTCTACAAGGACCTTCCCTACGATCCGCTGCGCGACCTGGCACCCATCACGCTGGTCGGCACCTCGCCCAACCTGATCGCGGTGAATGCGTCGCTCCGCATCGCGACGTTGAAGGAGCTTGTGTCGCGCGCGAAGGCCGAGCCGGGCAAGCTCAACTTCGCCTCCGTCGGGAAGGGAAGCATCTCGCAGCTCTCGATGGAGCTGCTGAATGGCGCGGCCGGCATTCGCACGGTCCACATCCCGTACAACGGTGGCGCGCCTGCGGTGATGGCGCTCGTGGCCGGCGACGTGCAACTGCTGTCGCTCAACCCGACGGCGCTGATTCCGCAGGTCGAAGCCGGCAAGGTGAGGGTCCTCGCGCAAACTTCGGCGAAGCGCTCGCCGCTGATCGCGAACGTGCCGACGGTCGCGGAGTCGGGCTATCCCGGCTTCGAGGCCGACGTGTGGATCGCCGTGATGGCGCCCGCGAAGACGCCGCCCGAAGCCCTCGCACGCCTGAACGCCGAACTCGTGCGCATCATCCGGAGCCCCGAGCTGAAGGCGAGCCTGTGGGATCGCCAATGGATCGATCCGGTGGGCTCCACGCCCGAGGCGCTCGCGGAGCGCTTGCGGACCGAGCGCGAGCGCTGGGCGCGCGCCGCGAGCGCCCTGAACCTCACGCTCGACTAG
- a CDS encoding DMT family transporter, with translation MIAFLSGLFVLIWATGFIVAGIVAGRADPITFLALRFACSIAVFAALSFGARAAWPRDPRKWRDAIIAGMLLHGFYTGGVFWAVSQGLGPGLTGLVTALHPFFTAMLAIPLLHERLLPRQWVGIAIGVVGVALILEPRLAAGAGVPILALLAAVLATLSFTLGTIWQKRTKPDMDLRVNAAIQFVGATVLTAPFAYALESNHFDGSPALYGALAWAVLGLSVGGISILLVLLKRGAASKVAPLLYLAPAVSAFMALALFGEALAPVQIAGMMLAVIGAFAARS, from the coding sequence ATGATCGCCTTCCTGTCGGGCCTCTTCGTCCTGATCTGGGCGACCGGGTTCATCGTCGCCGGCATCGTCGCGGGACGCGCCGATCCGATCACGTTCCTGGCGCTGCGCTTCGCCTGCAGCATCGCGGTGTTCGCCGCGCTTTCCTTCGGCGCCCGCGCCGCATGGCCGCGCGATCCCCGGAAATGGCGCGACGCGATCATCGCGGGGATGTTGCTGCACGGGTTCTACACGGGCGGCGTGTTCTGGGCCGTGTCGCAGGGGCTCGGCCCGGGGCTCACGGGACTCGTCACGGCGCTGCACCCGTTCTTCACCGCGATGCTCGCGATCCCGCTGCTGCACGAGCGCCTGTTGCCGCGCCAGTGGGTGGGCATCGCGATCGGCGTGGTTGGCGTGGCGCTCATCCTCGAGCCGCGGCTCGCGGCCGGCGCGGGCGTCCCGATCCTGGCCCTCCTCGCCGCGGTGCTCGCCACGTTGTCGTTCACGCTGGGCACGATCTGGCAGAAGCGCACGAAGCCGGACATGGATCTCCGCGTGAACGCCGCGATCCAGTTCGTCGGCGCGACCGTGCTCACCGCGCCCTTCGCGTACGCGCTCGAGTCCAACCACTTCGACGGCAGTCCCGCGCTCTACGGCGCGCTGGCCTGGGCGGTGCTCGGCCTCTCCGTCGGCGGGATCTCGATCCTGCTGGTGTTGCTCAAGCGCGGCGCCGCGTCGAAGGTCGCGCCGTTGCTTTACCTGGCGCCGGCGGTGTCGGCGTTCATGGCGCTCGCGCTGTTCGGCGAGGCACTGGCGCCGGTCCAGATCGCTGGCATGATGCTCGCGGTGATCGGCGCGTTCGCGGCGCGCAGCTAG
- a CDS encoding DsbA family protein, protein MNPRILATLALPLFLVLGTNASSMPTQENANRLRALASEHSPQIGPADAKVHIVEFLDPACEACAAFYPGLKKLMAAHPGRVRLSVRHVPFHRGAEPVARMLEAARAQDKYVPALEALLASQDRWTRGHVANADQALGILKGVGLDVDRLKRDMGAPEITRRLALDMEAAKTVKVSGTPEFFVNGRSLAQPGPKGLEALIREEVALQYPRP, encoded by the coding sequence ATGAACCCACGCATCCTTGCCACCCTCGCCCTGCCCCTGTTCCTCGTCCTCGGCACGAACGCATCGAGCATGCCCACGCAAGAGAACGCGAACCGCCTGCGCGCGCTCGCGAGCGAGCACTCTCCGCAGATCGGCCCGGCCGACGCCAAGGTGCACATCGTCGAGTTCCTCGACCCGGCGTGCGAAGCCTGTGCGGCTTTCTATCCCGGGCTGAAGAAGCTCATGGCCGCGCATCCCGGTCGTGTGCGCCTTTCGGTGCGCCACGTTCCCTTCCACCGCGGCGCGGAGCCGGTCGCGCGCATGCTCGAGGCCGCCCGCGCGCAGGACAAGTACGTTCCCGCGCTGGAAGCGCTGCTCGCGTCGCAGGACCGCTGGACACGCGGTCACGTCGCAAACGCGGACCAGGCCCTCGGAATCCTCAAAGGCGTCGGACTGGATGTCGATCGCCTGAAGCGCGACATGGGTGCGCCGGAGATCACGCGGCGCCTGGCACTGGACATGGAGGCCGCCAAGACGGTCAAAGTGTCGGGCACGCCGGAGTTCTTCGTGAACGGCCGTTCGCTTGCCCAGCCCGGACCCAAGGGACTGGAGGCGTTGATCCGCGAAGAGGTCGCCCTCCAATACCCCCGCCCGTAG